From a region of the Haloferax volcanii DS2 genome:
- a CDS encoding Lrp/AsnC family transcriptional regulator → MDELDRRILDILRRDARTPNTEIAAEVGTSEGTVRNRVERLVEEGVIERFTISTRTGNLKAMIEVTVAVDVDTNDVSELMADWKDVDFVWQVSGEEDIVLVVDAADTRAVNDLITRAREHDDVKSTKTRLILDERLG, encoded by the coding sequence ATGGACGAGCTTGACCGACGCATTCTCGATATCCTTCGACGGGACGCTCGGACCCCCAACACAGAGATTGCGGCCGAGGTCGGGACCTCCGAGGGGACCGTCAGAAACCGCGTCGAGCGGTTGGTCGAGGAGGGCGTCATCGAGCGCTTTACGATTTCGACCCGCACGGGGAACCTGAAGGCGATGATAGAGGTGACCGTCGCGGTCGACGTCGACACCAACGACGTGTCCGAGCTGATGGCCGACTGGAAGGACGTGGACTTCGTCTGGCAGGTCTCCGGCGAGGAGGACATCGTCCTCGTCGTCGACGCCGCCGACACCCGCGCCGTCAACGACCTCATCACCCGCGCCCGCGAGCACGACGACGTGAAGAGCACGAAAACCCGCCTGATTCTCGACGAGCGCCTCGGCTAA
- a CDS encoding SDR family NAD(P)-dependent oxidoreductase produces MEPDRYDDLDGQVALVTGANRGIGRQIAANLRDRGATVYAGSRSVTNETPEETERVLLDVTQEGDIEEVVDGIFADQNRLDVLVNNAGVGGEGEDIVAEPTERIDRTLGVNLRGPMLLCKHAVPLLLQSDGGRVVNVSSGMGALGEEQSGGSPAYRISKTGLNGLTTYLDGQYGDDGLIANSVCPGWVRTDMGGEEANRPVEKGAETPTWLATFKPGAPAGKFWRDKEVIDW; encoded by the coding sequence ATGGAACCCGACCGCTACGACGACCTCGACGGACAGGTCGCGCTCGTCACCGGCGCGAACCGCGGCATCGGCCGCCAGATAGCCGCGAATCTCCGCGACCGCGGCGCGACGGTGTACGCGGGGTCGCGCAGCGTCACCAACGAGACGCCGGAGGAGACGGAGCGAGTCCTCCTCGACGTGACCCAAGAAGGGGACATCGAGGAGGTCGTCGACGGCATCTTCGCCGACCAGAACCGCCTCGACGTCCTCGTCAACAACGCCGGCGTCGGCGGCGAGGGCGAGGACATCGTCGCCGAACCGACCGAGCGAATCGACCGCACCCTCGGCGTCAACCTCCGCGGGCCGATGCTCCTGTGCAAGCACGCGGTTCCCCTCCTCCTCCAGTCCGACGGCGGCCGCGTCGTCAACGTCTCTTCGGGCATGGGCGCGCTCGGCGAGGAGCAGTCCGGCGGGTCGCCCGCGTATCGAATCTCGAAGACCGGCCTCAACGGCCTCACGACCTACCTCGACGGCCAGTACGGCGACGACGGCCTCATCGCCAACTCGGTGTGCCCCGGCTGGGTCCGCACCGACATGGGCGGCGAGGAGGCGAACCGACCGGTCGAGAAGGGCGCGGAGACGCCGACGTGGCTCGCGACGTTCAAGCCCGGCGCGCCCGCGGGGAAGTTCTGGCGCGACAAGGAAGTCATCGACTGGTAA
- a CDS encoding desampylase, translating to MTSSRLSLAADARDSILSHAREGAAGDPPAEVCGVLAGDSDARTVTAAHPVSNVAAEPRVAYELDPEETVSILEAIESAGDDAVGFYHSHPESDPVPSATDRERASWPGYVYLICSPDGRMTAHEWTGDEFRELSVAVE from the coding sequence GTGACTTCGAGTAGGCTCTCTCTCGCAGCTGACGCGCGGGACTCGATTCTCTCGCACGCCCGCGAGGGTGCCGCCGGCGACCCGCCCGCCGAGGTCTGCGGCGTCCTCGCCGGCGACAGCGACGCGCGCACCGTCACCGCCGCCCACCCCGTTTCGAACGTCGCCGCCGAGCCGCGGGTCGCCTACGAACTCGACCCCGAGGAGACGGTTTCGATTCTCGAAGCCATCGAGTCCGCGGGCGACGACGCGGTCGGCTTCTACCACTCGCACCCCGAGTCCGACCCGGTCCCGAGCGCGACGGACCGGGAACGGGCGTCGTGGCCGGGATACGTCTATCTCATCTGCTCGCCCGACGGCCGGATGACCGCCCACGAGTGGACCGGCGACGAGTTCCGCGAACTCTCCGTCGCCGTCGAGTGA
- the carA gene encoding glutamine-hydrolyzing carbamoyl-phosphate synthase small subunit, producing the protein MSDAYLALEDGRVVEARGRVPGRTRGELVFTTAYTGYEESLTDPSYEEQVLTFSYPLIGNYGVRAERFESDRVHPRAAVAREFTEEVVEWLADEGVPAVDHLDTRDLVTSIREEGAMKVGIAVGEDVTPEDAKEELAQCKGMSEHVDIGAQVTTTELTTFEGDGDTTVALVDCGAKGSIVDSLVDRGATVHVLPYDADAEDVSALDPDVLFISNGPGDPENYTATHDLVEEFAGEVPLAGICLGQQIVASALGGTTEKMAFGHHGVNQPVRDLQTGKVVMTTQNHGYTVADPGDKLDVTQVNVNDDTAEGLASEELSVITRQYHPEAHPGPHDSLGFFDDVLAMAGTEGNEHKPRAVASD; encoded by the coding sequence ATGTCGGACGCCTATCTGGCGCTGGAAGACGGACGCGTGGTCGAAGCGCGTGGCCGTGTTCCGGGGCGCACACGCGGTGAACTGGTGTTCACAACCGCATATACGGGATACGAAGAGAGTCTGACCGACCCTTCGTACGAAGAGCAAGTCCTCACCTTCTCGTACCCCCTCATCGGGAACTACGGCGTCCGAGCCGAGCGATTCGAGTCCGACCGGGTCCACCCTCGGGCGGCCGTCGCACGCGAGTTCACCGAGGAGGTCGTCGAGTGGCTCGCAGACGAGGGCGTCCCGGCGGTCGACCACCTCGACACGCGCGACCTCGTCACGTCCATCCGCGAGGAGGGCGCGATGAAGGTCGGCATCGCCGTCGGCGAGGACGTGACGCCGGAGGACGCGAAGGAGGAACTCGCGCAGTGTAAGGGCATGAGCGAGCACGTCGACATCGGCGCGCAGGTCACCACGACCGAACTGACGACGTTCGAGGGCGACGGCGACACCACCGTCGCGCTCGTCGACTGCGGCGCGAAGGGTTCCATCGTGGACTCCCTCGTCGACCGCGGCGCGACGGTGCACGTGCTCCCCTACGACGCGGACGCCGAGGACGTGTCCGCGCTCGACCCCGACGTGCTGTTCATCTCGAACGGCCCCGGCGACCCCGAGAACTACACCGCGACGCACGACCTCGTCGAGGAGTTCGCCGGCGAGGTCCCGCTGGCGGGCATCTGCCTCGGCCAGCAAATCGTCGCCAGCGCGCTCGGCGGCACCACGGAAAAGATGGCCTTCGGCCACCACGGCGTCAACCAGCCCGTCCGCGACCTCCAGACCGGCAAGGTCGTCATGACGACCCAAAATCACGGCTACACCGTCGCCGACCCCGGCGACAAACTCGACGTGACGCAGGTCAACGTCAACGACGACACCGCCGAGGGCCTCGCCAGCGAGGAGCTGAGTGTCATCACGCGCCAGTACCACCCCGAAGCCCACCCCGGCCCCCACGACTCGCTCGGCTTCTTCGACGACGTGCTCGCCATGGCGGGTACGGAGGGAAACGAGCATAAGCCCCGAGCCGTCGCTTCGGACTGA
- a CDS encoding amino acid permease: MTDEELAKDLGPVAALTIGVGTMIGAGIFVLPREAYGIAGPAVVLSFVVGGVISLFTALSASELGTAMPKAGGSYYYVNHALGPLFGSIAGMGNWMGLAFASAFYVIGFGDFLVSVVSIPAVSLGVVSLSSVQVAAILAGLLFIGVNYVGAKETGALQVVIVITLVVILTAFSILGFLEADLTTLRPFAPSELGGYGAVLPGTALVFVSFLGFAKITTVAEEIKNPGRNLPLAVVGSVVIVTTMYAILMIVMASVKPWQELSAAGADPVVEVAQLSFESALGLGGLGAGLIIFGGLLATASSANASILASSRINFAMGRDKLVTAWLNEIHPRFATPYRSIAVTGFIIVFSLVAVDDIKVLAKAGSALHLIVYGLLNLALIVMRESDAPDYDPEFTVPLYPITPILGAVFSFGLIAFLDPIEIGLSVLFVVFGIVWYLFYARERTDKRGILSRYVLSRSSEMPDAAVSAASTVQPDGGYRVMVPLSNPESERDLVSLGGAVAKANGGTLVGVHIVKVPDQTALESAREEYDFAEADRLLEQARVDADELDVDIETHTVLSHRSFEEVFDAAETYNADLVVMGWGPDSHGSPGRAESAVEEMTNALPYDVLVLKDRGFDPSNVLVPTAGGPDSDLSASIASVLREFCDAEIELLHVADDAAEGERFLREWADERDLGGATLTVETGDVEAAIESHATDASLLVVGATERGLLSRLVGGTVVMDVVDDVECSVLMAEQSRARSIRKRLFG, encoded by the coding sequence ATGACCGACGAGGAACTCGCCAAAGACCTCGGACCCGTCGCCGCGCTCACCATCGGCGTCGGAACGATGATCGGTGCGGGCATCTTCGTCCTCCCCCGCGAGGCGTACGGCATCGCCGGCCCGGCCGTCGTGCTCTCGTTCGTCGTCGGCGGCGTCATCTCGCTTTTCACGGCGCTGTCGGCGTCCGAACTCGGCACCGCGATGCCGAAAGCCGGCGGGAGCTACTACTACGTCAACCACGCCCTCGGCCCGCTTTTCGGCTCCATCGCGGGCATGGGCAACTGGATGGGACTGGCGTTCGCCTCGGCGTTCTACGTCATCGGCTTCGGTGACTTCCTCGTCAGCGTCGTGTCGATACCGGCGGTGAGCCTCGGCGTCGTCTCCCTGTCTTCGGTGCAGGTGGCCGCGATACTCGCCGGCCTCCTGTTCATCGGCGTCAACTACGTCGGCGCGAAGGAGACCGGTGCGCTCCAGGTCGTCATCGTCATCACGCTCGTCGTCATCCTGACCGCCTTCTCGATACTCGGCTTCCTCGAAGCCGACCTCACGACGCTCCGCCCGTTCGCGCCGAGCGAACTCGGCGGCTACGGCGCGGTGCTCCCCGGCACGGCGCTCGTCTTCGTCTCCTTCCTCGGCTTCGCGAAAATCACGACCGTCGCCGAGGAGATAAAGAACCCCGGCCGCAACCTCCCGCTCGCGGTCGTCGGCTCGGTCGTCATCGTCACGACGATGTACGCCATCCTGATGATCGTCATGGCGTCGGTCAAGCCGTGGCAGGAGCTGTCGGCCGCCGGTGCCGACCCCGTCGTCGAGGTCGCGCAACTCTCGTTCGAGTCCGCGCTCGGCCTCGGCGGGCTCGGGGCGGGGCTCATCATCTTCGGCGGCCTCCTCGCCACCGCGTCGAGCGCGAACGCCTCCATCCTCGCGTCGTCGCGCATCAACTTCGCCATGGGCCGCGACAAACTCGTCACGGCGTGGCTCAACGAGATTCACCCGCGGTTCGCGACGCCGTACCGCTCCATCGCGGTCACGGGCTTCATCATCGTCTTCTCGCTCGTCGCCGTCGACGACATCAAGGTGCTGGCGAAGGCCGGGAGCGCACTCCACCTCATCGTCTACGGGCTTCTCAACCTCGCGCTCATCGTGATGCGCGAGTCAGACGCGCCCGACTACGACCCCGAGTTCACGGTTCCGCTCTACCCGATTACGCCGATTCTCGGTGCGGTGTTCTCCTTCGGACTCATCGCCTTCCTCGACCCCATCGAAATCGGGCTGTCGGTGCTGTTCGTCGTCTTCGGTATCGTCTGGTACCTGTTCTACGCCCGCGAGCGCACCGACAAGCGGGGCATACTCTCGCGGTACGTGCTCTCTCGGTCGAGCGAGATGCCCGACGCCGCGGTGTCGGCGGCTTCGACGGTCCAGCCCGACGGCGGCTACCGCGTCATGGTCCCGCTTTCGAACCCCGAAAGCGAGCGCGACCTCGTGTCGCTCGGCGGCGCGGTCGCCAAGGCAAACGGCGGGACGCTCGTCGGCGTCCACATCGTGAAAGTGCCGGACCAGACCGCCCTCGAATCGGCCCGCGAGGAGTACGACTTCGCCGAGGCCGACCGCCTGCTCGAACAGGCCCGCGTCGACGCCGACGAACTCGACGTGGACATCGAGACTCACACCGTCCTCTCCCACCGGTCGTTCGAGGAGGTGTTCGACGCGGCGGAGACGTACAACGCCGACCTCGTCGTCATGGGCTGGGGCCCCGACAGCCACGGGTCGCCCGGCCGCGCCGAAAGCGCGGTCGAGGAGATGACCAACGCGCTCCCCTACGACGTGTTGGTGCTGAAGGACCGCGGTTTCGACCCCTCGAACGTACTCGTGCCGACCGCCGGCGGCCCGGACTCCGACCTCTCGGCGTCCATCGCCTCGGTCCTCCGCGAGTTCTGCGACGCGGAAATCGAACTCTTGCACGTCGCCGACGACGCGGCCGAGGGCGAGCGTTTCCTCCGGGAGTGGGCCGACGAACGCGACCTCGGGGGCGCCACGCTCACCGTCGAGACCGGCGACGTCGAGGCGGCCATCGAGTCCCACGCGACCGACGCGTCGCTGCTCGTCGTCGGCGCGACGGAACGCGGCCTCCTCTCGCGGCTCGTCGGCGGAACCGTCGTCATGGACGTCGTCGACGACGTGGAGTGTTCGGTGCTCATGGCCGAACAGAGTCGCGCTCGGAGCATCAGAAAGCGCCTGTTCGGGTAG
- the kynU gene encoding kynureninase, with the protein MTDSGNPAVDAAREMDAADPLSDLRDRFFVPEGELYMDGNSLGPLSVDAEAALDRVVDEWRDLAIRGWTDADPEWFSYGERLGDRLAPLVGAKPEEVVVANSTTVNIHALVGTFYDPARGEKIVVDDLDFPTDHYAIRAQLRAAGRDPDEALRVVESRDGRTIETEDVLDAVDDDVGMVFLPSVLYRSGQLFDIETLTEAAHEAGALAGFDLAHSVGAVPHSLSEVGVDFAVWCHYKYLNAGPGSIAGLYVNERHFGVTPALAGWWGNDKETQFDMAMTYEPAQSAGAFQSGTVPVLSAAPLDGALDIVEDAGGVTALREKSLALTDYLIALVDERLPECEVGTPRDPAARGGHVAVEHPEAYRVSLALKERGVIVDFRQPNVVRMAPAPAYVGFEDVYRAVEHFREILDGEAYEAFEKQSGGVT; encoded by the coding sequence ATGACTGACTCCGGCAACCCCGCCGTCGACGCCGCCCGCGAGATGGACGCGGCGGACCCGCTTTCGGACCTCCGCGACCGCTTTTTCGTCCCCGAGGGCGAACTATACATGGACGGTAACTCGCTCGGCCCGCTCTCGGTCGATGCGGAGGCGGCGCTCGACCGCGTCGTCGACGAGTGGCGCGACCTCGCCATCCGCGGGTGGACCGACGCCGACCCCGAGTGGTTCAGCTACGGCGAGCGACTGGGCGACCGACTCGCCCCGCTCGTCGGCGCAAAGCCCGAGGAGGTCGTCGTCGCCAACTCCACGACGGTCAACATCCACGCGCTCGTCGGGACGTTCTACGACCCCGCCCGCGGCGAGAAAATCGTCGTCGACGACCTCGACTTCCCGACGGACCACTACGCGATTCGCGCGCAACTCCGGGCGGCCGGCCGCGACCCCGACGAGGCGCTCCGCGTGGTCGAGAGCCGCGACGGGCGGACCATCGAAACCGAGGACGTGCTCGACGCCGTCGACGACGACGTGGGGATGGTGTTTCTCCCCTCGGTCCTCTACCGGAGCGGTCAGCTGTTCGACATCGAGACGCTCACCGAGGCGGCGCACGAGGCCGGCGCGCTGGCCGGCTTCGACCTCGCGCACTCGGTCGGCGCGGTCCCCCACAGCCTCTCCGAGGTCGGCGTGGACTTCGCCGTCTGGTGTCACTACAAGTATCTCAACGCCGGCCCCGGCTCCATCGCCGGCCTCTACGTCAACGAGCGCCACTTCGGCGTCACGCCCGCGCTCGCCGGCTGGTGGGGCAACGACAAGGAGACGCAGTTCGACATGGCGATGACCTACGAGCCGGCGCAGTCGGCCGGCGCGTTCCAGTCCGGGACGGTCCCGGTGCTGTCCGCGGCCCCCCTCGACGGCGCGCTCGACATCGTCGAGGACGCCGGCGGCGTGACCGCCCTCCGCGAGAAGTCGCTTGCGCTCACGGACTACCTCATCGCCCTCGTGGACGAGCGACTGCCGGAGTGCGAGGTCGGCACCCCGCGTGACCCCGCGGCCCGCGGCGGCCACGTCGCGGTCGAGCACCCCGAGGCCTACCGCGTCAGCCTCGCGCTCAAGGAGCGGGGCGTCATCGTGGACTTCCGTCAACCGAACGTCGTCCGGATGGCTCCCGCGCCGGCCTACGTCGGCTTCGAGGACGTGTACCGGGCGGTCGAGCACTTCCGCGAGATTCTGGACGGGGAAGCATACGAGGCGTTCGAGAAGCAGAGCGGCGGCGTCACGTGA
- a CDS encoding AIR synthase family protein, with translation MTDLGKVDREFFDEYIYPRLGAARDDVALGPTHGVDFGLLDIDGTAVAIATDPLSVLPALGFERAGRFAIDIVLSDIAVSGLDPSHLAVSFTLPPEMTDDQFAELWGAMHDEADDLGVSIVTGHTARYAGCSYPWVGGATALAVGDHDDVVRPDGAKPGDDVLVTKGPGVEATGLLTTLFPDAFSDLDADVLAAAQDRLDETDAVRDAMTVSAAGGRGVHAMHDATECGVHGALNEVAGSAGVQLEIDESSVPFRPGVRETCEYLGIDPWRSTTAGSLVVATDPSVTDDVVAALDARGTPVGVAGIVVAGEGVVVDGERIEHPDVDPSWAAYERLAREADESDADE, from the coding sequence ATGACCGACCTCGGAAAGGTCGACCGCGAGTTCTTCGACGAGTACATCTACCCGCGGTTGGGCGCGGCCCGCGACGACGTGGCGCTCGGCCCGACCCACGGCGTCGACTTCGGTCTCCTCGATATCGACGGCACCGCGGTCGCCATCGCGACCGACCCACTCTCCGTGCTCCCCGCGCTCGGCTTCGAGCGCGCGGGGCGGTTCGCCATCGACATCGTCCTCTCGGACATCGCCGTCTCCGGGCTGGACCCCTCGCATCTCGCCGTCTCCTTTACGCTCCCGCCCGAGATGACCGACGACCAGTTCGCCGAACTCTGGGGGGCGATGCACGACGAGGCCGACGACCTCGGCGTCAGCATCGTCACCGGCCACACCGCCCGCTACGCCGGCTGTTCGTACCCGTGGGTCGGCGGCGCGACCGCCCTCGCCGTCGGCGACCACGACGACGTGGTCCGCCCGGACGGCGCGAAACCCGGCGACGACGTGCTCGTGACGAAGGGACCGGGCGTCGAGGCCACCGGCCTCCTGACGACGCTGTTTCCCGACGCCTTTTCCGACCTCGACGCCGACGTGCTCGCCGCGGCGCAGGACCGACTCGACGAGACCGACGCCGTCCGCGACGCGATGACCGTCTCGGCCGCCGGCGGCCGCGGCGTCCACGCCATGCACGACGCCACCGAGTGCGGCGTCCACGGCGCGCTCAACGAAGTCGCCGGGAGCGCCGGCGTCCAACTCGAAATCGACGAGTCGAGCGTCCCGTTCCGTCCCGGCGTCCGCGAGACCTGCGAGTACCTCGGCATCGACCCGTGGCGCTCGACCACCGCCGGGTCGCTCGTCGTCGCCACGGACCCCTCGGTCACGGACGACGTGGTCGCTGCGCTCGACGCCCGCGGCACCCCCGTCGGCGTCGCCGGCATCGTCGTCGCGGGCGAGGGCGTCGTCGTCGACGGCGAGCGCATCGAACACCCCGACGTGGACCCCTCGTGGGCCGCCTACGAGCGACTCGCCCGCGAGGCCGACGAGTCGGACGCCGACGAATAA
- a CDS encoding NUDIX hydrolase: MSNAAADEATELHKNAAQDVIAVDSDDNAEGTVNRLDAHTGDGIRHRAFTCLVFSEEGQILLAQRAPNKRLWDTSWDGTVASHPVEGQTQEEATEERLEEELGISPDQYSDLRVTDKFEYKRYYENAGLEWEVCAVLKVTLEDTTLDPDEEEIAGMLWADYEHLHDNPEWYRQLRLCPWFEIAMRRDFE; encoded by the coding sequence ATGAGCAACGCAGCGGCCGACGAGGCTACTGAACTCCACAAGAACGCAGCGCAGGACGTCATCGCCGTCGACTCCGACGACAACGCCGAGGGGACGGTCAACCGACTCGACGCCCACACGGGCGACGGCATCCGCCACCGCGCCTTCACCTGCCTCGTGTTCAGCGAGGAGGGACAGATACTCCTCGCCCAGCGCGCGCCCAACAAGCGCCTGTGGGACACCTCCTGGGACGGCACCGTCGCCTCCCACCCCGTCGAGGGCCAGACCCAAGAGGAAGCCACCGAAGAGCGCCTCGAAGAGGAACTCGGCATCTCGCCCGACCAGTACTCCGACCTCCGCGTCACGGACAAGTTCGAGTACAAGCGCTACTACGAGAACGCCGGGCTGGAGTGGGAAGTCTGTGCCGTCCTGAAGGTCACGCTCGAAGACACCACGCTCGACCCCGACGAAGAGGAAATCGCGGGCATGCTCTGGGCGGATTACGAGCACCTCCACGACAACCCCGAGTGGTACCGCCAACTGCGTCTCTGTCCGTGGTTCGAAATCGCCATGCGCCGTGACTTCGAGTAG
- a CDS encoding alpha/beta fold hydrolase, with protein MAKQSGLSWDDVELSVEATSRRIDAGEVTLHAVEAGPEDGELVVLLHGFPECWYAWADYLRPLSEAGYRVVALDQRGYNLSDRPPGVEWYSIDELAGDVVGVADALGHETAHVVGHDWGGAVAWWTALHHPDRVRSLTAMNLPHPTVLARHLRRDPGQQLRSWYVLFFQLPKLPELVAPVGDWAVLERAMTGSALPGTFSAADLDRYRAAWSVPGAYGSMVDWYRAVVRERPRPRAETVDVPTLVVWGSKDRFLRPKMARESLAFCEDGHLKTFEEATHWVHHEEPVAVARAVVEHLDDAWRTPNNTPDEAGHRPV; from the coding sequence ATGGCGAAGCAATCGGGACTGTCGTGGGACGACGTGGAACTGTCCGTCGAGGCGACGAGCCGCCGCATCGACGCGGGCGAAGTCACGCTCCACGCGGTCGAAGCCGGGCCGGAAGACGGCGAACTCGTCGTCCTCCTCCACGGCTTCCCGGAGTGTTGGTACGCGTGGGCGGACTACCTCCGCCCGCTCTCGGAGGCGGGCTACCGGGTCGTCGCGCTCGACCAGCGCGGCTACAACCTGAGCGACCGTCCCCCGGGCGTCGAGTGGTACAGCATCGACGAACTCGCCGGCGACGTGGTCGGCGTCGCGGACGCGCTCGGTCACGAGACGGCCCACGTCGTCGGCCACGACTGGGGGGGCGCGGTGGCGTGGTGGACCGCGCTGCACCACCCGGACCGGGTGCGCTCGCTCACCGCGATGAACCTCCCGCATCCGACGGTGCTCGCCCGACACCTCAGACGCGACCCGGGCCAACAGCTTCGGAGCTGGTACGTCCTGTTCTTCCAACTGCCGAAGCTCCCCGAGCTCGTCGCCCCCGTCGGCGACTGGGCCGTTTTGGAGCGGGCGATGACCGGCTCCGCGCTCCCCGGCACGTTCTCGGCGGCCGACCTCGACCGCTACCGCGCCGCGTGGTCGGTGCCCGGGGCCTACGGTTCGATGGTGGACTGGTATCGCGCGGTCGTCCGCGAGCGCCCGCGGCCCCGGGCCGAGACGGTCGACGTGCCGACGCTCGTCGTCTGGGGGAGCAAAGACCGGTTCCTCCGGCCGAAGATGGCGAGGGAGAGCCTCGCGTTCTGCGAGGACGGCCACCTCAAGACGTTCGAGGAGGCGACCCACTGGGTCCACCACGAGGAGCCGGTCGCCGTCGCCCGCGCGGTCGTCGAACACCTCGACGACGCGTGGCGGACCCCGAACAACACCCCCGACGAGGCGGGCCACCGACCGGTCTGA
- a CDS encoding PAS domain-containing protein has translation MDDVSLIERGFEEFPATIALLDSRGDIVYTNRSWRAFADANDYAGDPDSTGVNYLAVCDAARGTDEIAGVVADGIRAVLRGDRDLFTAEYPCHSPAVYRWFALRVVPIDTPRHGSFALVSHFDITDRRLAELQVNEKNEHLAALVSVLASELKAQLASATASAERLTAVDGDAAVTLSKSLSRIDSLVEWGITVAGQPSTLDLGAVEFRPHVAQARALASPDGADDASLRVVGDGSLSADTHLFGLFLVAVLTNCYERNASSGSSSSVVVGTTADGFYVDDDGPRPSPEELAAVTADSNQLLGVDYDATHLSTARRIADLHGWQFDVGDSELGGARFEVRGVDWN, from the coding sequence ATGGACGACGTATCGCTCATCGAACGCGGCTTCGAGGAGTTCCCGGCGACGATTGCGCTCCTCGACAGCCGCGGCGACATCGTCTACACGAACCGGTCGTGGCGGGCGTTCGCCGACGCGAACGACTACGCGGGCGACCCCGATTCGACGGGCGTCAACTACCTTGCAGTGTGCGACGCGGCCCGCGGGACCGACGAAATTGCCGGCGTCGTCGCCGACGGCATCCGCGCGGTTCTCAGGGGTGACCGCGACCTCTTTACCGCCGAGTATCCGTGTCACTCGCCCGCAGTCTACCGGTGGTTCGCGCTCCGGGTCGTCCCGATAGACACGCCGAGGCACGGGAGCTTCGCGCTCGTCTCCCACTTCGACATCACCGACAGGCGGCTCGCGGAGCTGCAGGTCAACGAGAAAAACGAGCACCTCGCGGCGCTCGTCAGCGTGCTCGCCTCGGAACTCAAAGCCCAGCTCGCGTCGGCCACCGCGTCCGCCGAGCGACTCACCGCGGTCGACGGCGACGCCGCGGTGACGCTCTCCAAAAGCCTCTCGCGCATCGATTCGCTCGTCGAGTGGGGCATCACCGTCGCCGGGCAACCGAGCACGCTCGACCTCGGGGCGGTGGAGTTCCGCCCGCACGTCGCGCAAGCACGGGCCCTCGCGTCGCCCGATGGCGCGGACGACGCTTCGCTCCGGGTCGTCGGCGACGGGTCGCTCTCGGCCGACACCCACCTGTTCGGCCTGTTTCTGGTCGCGGTGCTCACGAACTGCTACGAGCGGAACGCGTCGTCCGGTTCGTCGTCCAGCGTCGTCGTCGGGACGACAGCCGACGGCTTCTACGTCGACGACGACGGCCCCCGCCCGTCACCGGAAGAGCTCGCGGCGGTGACCGCGGATTCGAACCAGCTGCTCGGCGTCGATTACGACGCCACGCATCTCTCGACGGCGCGGCGAATCGCTGACCTGCACGGCTGGCAGTTCGACGTGGGCGACTCGGAGCTCGGCGGGGCGCGCTTCGAAGTCCGCGGCGTCGACTGGAACTGA
- a CDS encoding universal stress protein, whose translation MTEHVEPLFSRPLLPIANADDAELTCAAAFPRIAAAGGRASVVHVIEKAGGAPDKTSVEQREEVADELFDVARRAADDAGIDLHTDLRFATDVGDAILEAAAEADATAIVFTPRGGRSWWDLFSGAVRDQLVRHSDRPVVVLPAGADDDGDAGGET comes from the coding sequence ATGACTGAACACGTCGAACCGCTGTTCTCGCGTCCCCTGCTGCCGATTGCGAACGCGGACGACGCCGAGCTCACCTGCGCCGCGGCGTTCCCGCGCATCGCCGCGGCCGGCGGTCGGGCCTCCGTCGTCCACGTCATCGAGAAGGCGGGCGGCGCGCCGGACAAAACCAGCGTCGAACAACGCGAGGAGGTCGCCGACGAACTGTTCGATGTCGCCCGCCGCGCCGCGGACGACGCCGGCATCGACCTCCACACCGACCTCCGGTTTGCGACCGATGTCGGCGACGCCATCCTCGAAGCCGCCGCCGAGGCCGACGCGACGGCAATCGTCTTCACCCCGCGCGGCGGTCGCTCGTGGTGGGACCTGTTTTCGGGCGCGGTCCGCGACCAACTGGTCCGGCACAGCGACCGCCCCGTGGTCGTTTTGCCGGCCGGAGCGGACGACGACGGCGACGCCGGGGGTGAAACATGA